One stretch of Salarias fasciatus chromosome 19, fSalaFa1.1, whole genome shotgun sequence DNA includes these proteins:
- the ktn1 gene encoding kinectin isoform X2 gives MAVDIYDSQYLLILAPSLVIALMFLFFWLFMKETSYDEVLAKQKRDLKLPPSKPDPRKKSEKKKSKKKESASGGGGGGGGGGGGGESEEDLRDFDLADVANSSTLEVEEEPAPAVIPDPDPPAPAAYVATSATPEAPTGLRERKKKEKKAAKAAAAAAAAAAAAATTASSSDEPEVNGSKPVSRKTEAPLTASKQSGPQLEAPVQAQVQAQVQAQVQAQAQAQAQAQVQTQAQVQAQTPPQTSGKKKDKKKQKTEPVADQQPEVKAEKAPAAVKKEAPVVAETKAVDGAPQVTTGGKKKSAKKQKAEPVDEAHILADSAANHQAAHNNDAPSKGSKKQKNETDRENTGVKLKELLSGLSSLTLSEAEAVSVIALLREKSPRALDAWHKSAARPDPAAQEREKLLTTLQEEASIAKDKVKQLSQELQVEKQKTGRVEAMMREQRSAMEKELGGMQAKAQGSYQELQTMQIKFQQVREQLESQINRLQQENGILRDAVSSATNQMENKNSAELNKLRSEYAGLMKELADNNGKLQQEEHQRKSLEVSYKQNVSQLEAQLQDAKRRWEELQNFLHTVNAERENLQGAKQELHSQLMAMETEMNNKNKEIQTLHGSLTDAMVSKERLEQRVMELMEMSKHSMPDDSVQARVQDLVNENQGLQVQNESLQAQISSQASHVSHMEELQKLLAEKELQRKSLEDSLNAERSSGASRETNMQALHNENGSLKAEIQSLQAQISDQAASQMAFDQFQQSIREKEESIKTVEGLLEKGLIEVANKKEELKTVQEENEGLKQEVENLKRRTAEQASSESTVDELQSRIQEKDEQLKSVEESLRAAQDSSSAKDETVKALEQQLASLQAETEQLRQKEAAEEPTGSGPQVQELQTELTAKDQQVQKLQAELEALTQELSQKAEQLNQQQSHIGVPSPELLTALTEKDAQLSGLQSELAELRDSLELHRKKNNELREKNWSAMEALSATESMLQGKVSKAVKENQTALAASQAECRDVLQRLLPHVPLPSEQDHQEWLQRFERAAAESSAAQSSPASGDSEELTEKLREAEEAQRILQKDCETYKKVLAETEGILQRLQSSVEQEESRWRVKLEVSQGELREMSQKVAGLEQEIERLTDGAELENLRREKQHLETELERAEQQSATYVSEVRELKTQLTETLSKLEAEENERQTVAGDLYKAQQSLDLIQGELSKVTDNADDLIENSTLSSQREDIDRKEKMTAGLNQTVRELQQLLQAVSRQLTKGQEGEADKDLPKV, from the exons aTGGCGGTGGACATCTATGACTCGCAGTACCTGCTCATCCTGGCCCCCTCCCTGGTCATCGCCCTCATGTTCCTCTTCTTCTGGCTCTTCATGAAGGAAACCTCCTACGATGAGGTGCTGGCGAAGCAGAAGCGCGACCTCAAGCTGCCGCCATCCAAGCCAGACCCCCGGAAGAAGagcgagaagaagaagagcaagaagaaggagagcgccagcggaggaggaggaggaggaggcggcggcggcggcggaggggagtCGGAAGAAGACCTGCGGGATTTCGATTTGGCGGACGTGGCGAACAGCTCCactctggaggtggaggaagaaccGGCGCCGGCGGTGATACCAGATCCCGACCCTCCGGCGCCTGCTGCCTATGTGGCTACGTCAGCGACACCCGAGGCTCCCACCGGtctgagggagagaaagaagaaggagaagaaagctGCCAAagctgcagccgccgctgctgctgccgccgccgccgccgccaccaccgcaTCCTCCTCTGATGAACCCGAAGTCAACGGCTCCAAACCAGTCAGCCGCAAGACGGAGGCGCCGCTGACTGCTAGCAAGCAGTCCggtccacagctggaggccccggtccaggcccaggtccaggcccaggtccaggcccaggtccaggcccaggctcaggctcaggctcaggctcaggtcCAGACCCAGGCTCAGGTCCAGGCTCAGACTCCTCCACAGACCTCTGGGAAGAAGAAGgacaagaagaaacagaaaacagagccTG TGGCCGACCAGCAGCCGGAGGTTAAAGCCGAGAAGGCGCCGGCGGCCGTCAAGAAGGAAGCTCCCGTTGTGGCTGAAACTAAAGCGGTGGACGGCGCGCCTCAAGTCACCACCGGCGGCAAGAAGAAGAGCGCCAAGAAGCAGAAGGCCGAGCCTG TCGATGAAGCGCACATTTTGGCAGATTCAGCAGCGAACCACCAAGCGGCTCACAACAACGACGCGCCGTCCAAAGGATCCAAGAAGCAGAAGAATGAAACTGATCGAG AGAACACGGGGgtgaagctgaaggagctgctgtccGGCCTGTCCAGCCTGACGCTGTCCGAGGCCGAGGCCGTCAGCGTGATCGCCCTGCTCCGGGAGAAGAGCCCTCGCGCCCTGGATGCCTGGCACAAG TCCGCAGCCCGACCGGACCCGGCGGCGCAGGAGCGAGAGAAGCTCCTCAcaaccctgcaggaggaggcctCCATCGCCAAGGACAAAGTCAAACAGCTCAGCCAG GAGCTCCAGGTTGAGAAGCAGAAAACGGGCCGAGTGGAGGCCATGATGAGAGAGCAGCGCTCGGCCATGGAGAAGGAGCTGGGGGGCATGCAGGCCAAAGCGCAGGGCAGCTACCAGGAGCTGCAGACCATGCAGATCAAA tttcaGCAGgtgagggagcagctggagagccAGATCAATcgcctgcagcaggagaacGGCATCCTGAGGGACGCCGTCAGCTCCGCCACCAACCAGATGGAGAACAA GAATTCGGCCGAGCTCAACAAGCTGCGCTCGGAGTACGCCGGCCTGATGAAAGAGCTGGCAGACAACAACGgcaagctgcagcaggaggagcaccAGAGGAAGTCGCTGGAGGTTAGCTACAAGCAGAACGTGTCCCAGCTGGAG GCTCAGCTGCAGGACGCTAAGAGACGCTGGGAAGAACTGCAGAACTTCCTCCACACGGTCAACGCAGAGCGGGAGAATCTTCAGGGCGCCAAGCAAG AGCTGCACAGCCAGCTGATGGCGATGGAGACGGAgatgaacaacaagaacaaggaGATCCAGACTCTGCACGGCAGCCTGACTGACGCCATGGTCTCCAAGGAGCGGCTGGAGCAGAGGGTGATGGAGCTCATGGAGATGTCCAAGCACAGCATGCCGGACGACTCGGTGCAGGCCCGGGTGCAG GATCTCGTGAATGAAAACCAGGGTCTTCAGGTCCAGAACGAGAGCCTGCAGGCTCAGATCTCCTCACAG GCCTCACACGTCTCCCACATGGAGGAGCTACAGAAGCT ACTGgcggagaaggagctgcagcggaAGAGTCTGGAGGATTCTCTCAATGCGGAGCGGAGCAGCGGGGCCAGCAGGGAAACCAACATGCAG GCGCTGCACAATGAGAACGGGTCCCTGAAGGCAGAGATTCAGAGTCTGCAGGCACAGATTTCTGATCAG GCTGCATCCCAGATGGCTTTCGATCAGTTTCAGCAGAG CATccgagagaaagaggagagcatAAAGACTGTAGAGGGTCTGCTGGAGAAAGGGCTGATCGAGGTGGCAAATAAAAAGGAGGAGCTCAAG ACTGTACAAGAAGAGAACGAGGgtttgaaacaggaagtggagaacTTGAAGAGGAGAACAGCAGAGCAG GCGTCGTCGGAGTCAACAGTGGATGAACTACAAAGCAG GATCCAAGAGAAGGACGAGCAGCTGAAGTCGGTGGAGGAGAGTCTCCGGGCGGCTCAGGACAGCAGCTCCGCCAAAGACGAGACTGTCAAG GCCCTGGAGCAGCAGTTGGCTTCCCTGCAGGCAGAAACGGAGCAGCTGAGACagaaggaggcggcggaggagccgACCGGCTCCGGCCCTCAAGTCCAAGAGCTCCAGACTGA GCTGACGGCGAAGGACCAGCAGGTCCAgaagctgcaggcggagctggaggCGCTGACCCAGGAGCTGAGCCAGAAGGCGGAGCAGCTGAACCAACAG CAGTCTCACATAGGAGTGCCAAGCCCGGAGCTGCTCACAGC GTTGACGGAGAAGGACGCCCAGCTGTCCGGCCTGCAGAGCGAGCTGGCGGAGCTGAGGGACTCTCTGGAGctccacaggaagaagaacaaC GAGCTCCGGGAGAAAAACTGGAGTGCAATGGAAGCTCTGTCAGCCACCGAGTCCATGCTTCAAGGAAAAGTCAGCAAAGCCGTCAAG GAGAACCAGACGGCGCTGGCAGCCTCTCAGGCCGAGTGTCGAGACGTTCTACAAAGACTGCTTCCCCACGTGCCTCTGCCCTCCGAGCAG GACCATCAGGAGTGGCTCCAAAGATttgagagagcagcagctgaatccTCCGCTGCACAGTCCAGCCCTGCATCAGGTGACTCCGAG GAACTGACCGAGAAGCTGAGAGAAGCCGAAGAAGCCCAGAGGATTTTACAGAAGGACTGTGAGACGTACAAGAAGGTGTTGGCCGAGACG GAAGGCATCCTGCAGCGCCTCCAGAGCAgcgtggagcaggaggagtccCGCTGGAGGGTGAAGCTCGAGGTGTCGCAGGGCGAACTCCGAGAG ATGAGCCAGAAAGTCGCCGGTCTGGAGCAGGAGATCGAGAGACTAACTGATGGCGCTGAGCTGGAAAAT ctgaggagagaaaagcagcactTGGAGACCGAGCTGGAGCGGGCGGAGCAGCAGAGCGCCACCTACGTGTCGGAGGTCCGAGAG TTGAAAACTCAGCTGACTGAAACGCTGTCGAAGCTGGAGGCCGAGGAGAACGAGAGGCAAACGGTGGCTGGAGACCTGTACAAG GCGCAGCAGTCTCTGGACCTGATCCAGGGGGAGCTTTCCAAAGTGACGGACAACGCCGACGACCTGATCGAGAACAGCACGCTGTCCTCGCAGAGA GAGGACATCGACAGAAAGGAGAAGATGACTGCAGGCCTGAACCAGAcggtcagagagctgcagcagctgctacAAGCCGTCAGCCGGCAACTCACTAAAGGCCAGGAGGGG GAGGCCGACAAAGATCTGCCCAAGGTATAG
- the ktn1 gene encoding kinectin isoform X1 has translation MAVDIYDSQYLLILAPSLVIALMFLFFWLFMKETSYDEVLAKQKRDLKLPPSKPDPRKKSEKKKSKKKESASGGGGGGGGGGGGGESEEDLRDFDLADVANSSTLEVEEEPAPAVIPDPDPPAPAAYVATSATPEAPTGLRERKKKEKKAAKAAAAAAAAAAAAATTASSSDEPEVNGSKPVSRKTEAPLTASKQSGPQLEAPVQAQVQAQVQAQVQAQAQAQAQAQVQTQAQVQAQTPPQTSGKKKDKKKQKTEPVADQQPEVKAEKAPAAVKKEAPVVAETKAVDGAPQVTTGGKKKSAKKQKAEPVDEAHILADSAANHQAAHNNDAPSKGSKKQKNETDRENTGVKLKELLSGLSSLTLSEAEAVSVIALLREKSPRALDAWHKSAARPDPAAQEREKLLTTLQEEASIAKDKVKQLSQELQVEKQKTGRVEAMMREQRSAMEKELGGMQAKAQGSYQELQTMQIKFQQVREQLESQINRLQQENGILRDAVSSATNQMENKNSAELNKLRSEYAGLMKELADNNGKLQQEEHQRKSLEVSYKQNVSQLEAQLQDAKRRWEELQNFLHTVNAERENLQGAKQELHSQLMAMETEMNNKNKEIQTLHGSLTDAMVSKERLEQRVMELMEMSKHSMPDDSVQARVQDLVNENQGLQVQNESLQAQISSQASHVSHMEELQKLLAEKELQRKSLEDSLNAERSSGASRETNMQALHNENGSLKAEIQSLQAQISDQAASQMAFDQFQQSIREKEESIKTVEGLLEKGLIEVANKKEELKTVQEENEGLKQEVENLKRRTAEQASSESTVDELQSRIQEKDEQLKSVEESLRAAQDSSSAKDETVKALEQQLASLQAETEQLRQKEAAEEPTGSGPQVQELQTELTAKDQQVQKLQAELEALTQELSQKAEQLNQQQSHIGVPSPELLTALTEKDAQLSGLQSELAELRDSLELHRKKNNELREKNWSAMEALSATESMLQGKVSKAVKENQTALAASQAECRDVLQRLLPHVPLPSEQDHQEWLQRFERAAAESSAAQSSPASGDSEELTEKLREAEEAQRILQKDCETYKKVLAETEGILQRLQSSVEQEESRWRVKLEVSQGELREMSQKVAGLEQEIERLTDGAELENLRREKQHLETELERAEQQSATYVSEVRELKDLLTELQTRLDGSYTEAIRQNEELTLLKTQLTETLSKLEAEENERQTVAGDLYKAQQSLDLIQGELSKVTDNADDLIENSTLSSQREDIDRKEKMTAGLNQTVRELQQLLQAVSRQLTKGQEGEADKDLPKV, from the exons aTGGCGGTGGACATCTATGACTCGCAGTACCTGCTCATCCTGGCCCCCTCCCTGGTCATCGCCCTCATGTTCCTCTTCTTCTGGCTCTTCATGAAGGAAACCTCCTACGATGAGGTGCTGGCGAAGCAGAAGCGCGACCTCAAGCTGCCGCCATCCAAGCCAGACCCCCGGAAGAAGagcgagaagaagaagagcaagaagaaggagagcgccagcggaggaggaggaggaggaggcggcggcggcggcggaggggagtCGGAAGAAGACCTGCGGGATTTCGATTTGGCGGACGTGGCGAACAGCTCCactctggaggtggaggaagaaccGGCGCCGGCGGTGATACCAGATCCCGACCCTCCGGCGCCTGCTGCCTATGTGGCTACGTCAGCGACACCCGAGGCTCCCACCGGtctgagggagagaaagaagaaggagaagaaagctGCCAAagctgcagccgccgctgctgctgccgccgccgccgccgccaccaccgcaTCCTCCTCTGATGAACCCGAAGTCAACGGCTCCAAACCAGTCAGCCGCAAGACGGAGGCGCCGCTGACTGCTAGCAAGCAGTCCggtccacagctggaggccccggtccaggcccaggtccaggcccaggtccaggcccaggtccaggcccaggctcaggctcaggctcaggctcaggtcCAGACCCAGGCTCAGGTCCAGGCTCAGACTCCTCCACAGACCTCTGGGAAGAAGAAGgacaagaagaaacagaaaacagagccTG TGGCCGACCAGCAGCCGGAGGTTAAAGCCGAGAAGGCGCCGGCGGCCGTCAAGAAGGAAGCTCCCGTTGTGGCTGAAACTAAAGCGGTGGACGGCGCGCCTCAAGTCACCACCGGCGGCAAGAAGAAGAGCGCCAAGAAGCAGAAGGCCGAGCCTG TCGATGAAGCGCACATTTTGGCAGATTCAGCAGCGAACCACCAAGCGGCTCACAACAACGACGCGCCGTCCAAAGGATCCAAGAAGCAGAAGAATGAAACTGATCGAG AGAACACGGGGgtgaagctgaaggagctgctgtccGGCCTGTCCAGCCTGACGCTGTCCGAGGCCGAGGCCGTCAGCGTGATCGCCCTGCTCCGGGAGAAGAGCCCTCGCGCCCTGGATGCCTGGCACAAG TCCGCAGCCCGACCGGACCCGGCGGCGCAGGAGCGAGAGAAGCTCCTCAcaaccctgcaggaggaggcctCCATCGCCAAGGACAAAGTCAAACAGCTCAGCCAG GAGCTCCAGGTTGAGAAGCAGAAAACGGGCCGAGTGGAGGCCATGATGAGAGAGCAGCGCTCGGCCATGGAGAAGGAGCTGGGGGGCATGCAGGCCAAAGCGCAGGGCAGCTACCAGGAGCTGCAGACCATGCAGATCAAA tttcaGCAGgtgagggagcagctggagagccAGATCAATcgcctgcagcaggagaacGGCATCCTGAGGGACGCCGTCAGCTCCGCCACCAACCAGATGGAGAACAA GAATTCGGCCGAGCTCAACAAGCTGCGCTCGGAGTACGCCGGCCTGATGAAAGAGCTGGCAGACAACAACGgcaagctgcagcaggaggagcaccAGAGGAAGTCGCTGGAGGTTAGCTACAAGCAGAACGTGTCCCAGCTGGAG GCTCAGCTGCAGGACGCTAAGAGACGCTGGGAAGAACTGCAGAACTTCCTCCACACGGTCAACGCAGAGCGGGAGAATCTTCAGGGCGCCAAGCAAG AGCTGCACAGCCAGCTGATGGCGATGGAGACGGAgatgaacaacaagaacaaggaGATCCAGACTCTGCACGGCAGCCTGACTGACGCCATGGTCTCCAAGGAGCGGCTGGAGCAGAGGGTGATGGAGCTCATGGAGATGTCCAAGCACAGCATGCCGGACGACTCGGTGCAGGCCCGGGTGCAG GATCTCGTGAATGAAAACCAGGGTCTTCAGGTCCAGAACGAGAGCCTGCAGGCTCAGATCTCCTCACAG GCCTCACACGTCTCCCACATGGAGGAGCTACAGAAGCT ACTGgcggagaaggagctgcagcggaAGAGTCTGGAGGATTCTCTCAATGCGGAGCGGAGCAGCGGGGCCAGCAGGGAAACCAACATGCAG GCGCTGCACAATGAGAACGGGTCCCTGAAGGCAGAGATTCAGAGTCTGCAGGCACAGATTTCTGATCAG GCTGCATCCCAGATGGCTTTCGATCAGTTTCAGCAGAG CATccgagagaaagaggagagcatAAAGACTGTAGAGGGTCTGCTGGAGAAAGGGCTGATCGAGGTGGCAAATAAAAAGGAGGAGCTCAAG ACTGTACAAGAAGAGAACGAGGgtttgaaacaggaagtggagaacTTGAAGAGGAGAACAGCAGAGCAG GCGTCGTCGGAGTCAACAGTGGATGAACTACAAAGCAG GATCCAAGAGAAGGACGAGCAGCTGAAGTCGGTGGAGGAGAGTCTCCGGGCGGCTCAGGACAGCAGCTCCGCCAAAGACGAGACTGTCAAG GCCCTGGAGCAGCAGTTGGCTTCCCTGCAGGCAGAAACGGAGCAGCTGAGACagaaggaggcggcggaggagccgACCGGCTCCGGCCCTCAAGTCCAAGAGCTCCAGACTGA GCTGACGGCGAAGGACCAGCAGGTCCAgaagctgcaggcggagctggaggCGCTGACCCAGGAGCTGAGCCAGAAGGCGGAGCAGCTGAACCAACAG CAGTCTCACATAGGAGTGCCAAGCCCGGAGCTGCTCACAGC GTTGACGGAGAAGGACGCCCAGCTGTCCGGCCTGCAGAGCGAGCTGGCGGAGCTGAGGGACTCTCTGGAGctccacaggaagaagaacaaC GAGCTCCGGGAGAAAAACTGGAGTGCAATGGAAGCTCTGTCAGCCACCGAGTCCATGCTTCAAGGAAAAGTCAGCAAAGCCGTCAAG GAGAACCAGACGGCGCTGGCAGCCTCTCAGGCCGAGTGTCGAGACGTTCTACAAAGACTGCTTCCCCACGTGCCTCTGCCCTCCGAGCAG GACCATCAGGAGTGGCTCCAAAGATttgagagagcagcagctgaatccTCCGCTGCACAGTCCAGCCCTGCATCAGGTGACTCCGAG GAACTGACCGAGAAGCTGAGAGAAGCCGAAGAAGCCCAGAGGATTTTACAGAAGGACTGTGAGACGTACAAGAAGGTGTTGGCCGAGACG GAAGGCATCCTGCAGCGCCTCCAGAGCAgcgtggagcaggaggagtccCGCTGGAGGGTGAAGCTCGAGGTGTCGCAGGGCGAACTCCGAGAG ATGAGCCAGAAAGTCGCCGGTCTGGAGCAGGAGATCGAGAGACTAACTGATGGCGCTGAGCTGGAAAAT ctgaggagagaaaagcagcactTGGAGACCGAGCTGGAGCGGGCGGAGCAGCAGAGCGCCACCTACGTGTCGGAGGTCCGAGAG CTCAAAGATCTGTTGACTGAATTGCAGACCAGGCTTGATGGCTCATATACAGAGGCTATCAGACAGAATGAGGAGCTGACTTTG TTGAAAACTCAGCTGACTGAAACGCTGTCGAAGCTGGAGGCCGAGGAGAACGAGAGGCAAACGGTGGCTGGAGACCTGTACAAG GCGCAGCAGTCTCTGGACCTGATCCAGGGGGAGCTTTCCAAAGTGACGGACAACGCCGACGACCTGATCGAGAACAGCACGCTGTCCTCGCAGAGA GAGGACATCGACAGAAAGGAGAAGATGACTGCAGGCCTGAACCAGAcggtcagagagctgcagcagctgctacAAGCCGTCAGCCGGCAACTCACTAAAGGCCAGGAGGGG GAGGCCGACAAAGATCTGCCCAAGGTATAG